The window GAGCGGGCGCTGATGGCGATGCTCGGGGCGGCGTCCGGGCGGCACCTGCACGCGCTGGCCCACAACTCCGATCCCCGGCCGGTCACCGTCGGGCGCCGGCGCCGGTCCATCGGCGCGCAGGCCGCGCTCGGCCGCCGCCGGCTCTCACCCGCCGAGCTGGACGGCCGGCTGATCGTGCTGGTGGACCGGGTCTGCCGCAGGCTGCGCGGGGCCAACCGGGTCTGCCGGACCGTGGTGCTGCGGCTGCGCTTCGACGACTTCAACCGGGTCACCCGATCGCACACGCTGGCCGCGGCCACCGACGACACCGCGGTGCTGCTGACCGCGCTGCGCCGGTTGCTGCGGGCCAACGCCGGGCTGATCCGGGAGCAGGGCATCACGCTGATCGGGGTGACGCTGAGCAACCTGGACAACGCCGACGCCATCCAGCTGGAGCTGCCGTTCGAGCGCCGCAGCCCGCACAAGCTGGACTCGGTGGTGGATCGGGTCAAGGACCGCTACGGCAGCTCGGCCATCACCCGTGGGGTGCTGCTCAACGTCGATCCCGGGCTCACCGTCCCGCTGCTGCCGGACTGAGCGCTGCTGCCCGGCTGATGGGTCGGTTCTGACGGCCGGAGGCGATGGTTGGCCGCTGAGCAGGGCTTCGGTCGGCGTGTGGCCCTGCTGGGCGGCCAACGATCTTCCGCTAATCGGCTAGGAAGCCCGGAACACCTCATCGGCATGCCACTCGAGGAATTCCGGGTTCGGACGGTCATGGCGGCGCTCCGGCACGCTGATCGTTTGTCCGGCGCGAGCGTAGAACTGCTCGCCGTTTCCGAACTCCTCGCGCAACCGACGGCTGACCAGCAGGCGGTACTTGGGATCGACTCCCAGGTACCCACGATCGAACAGGGTGTGCACGTCAGATCGAAGCAGCAGGCCGTTGTCCAGGCGATGCTCCCCACCCACTGGCAACGGGCGGATGTGTGCCGCTTGCAAGACCGGTCGGATCTTGTCTCCGGTGATCGAGCAACGGCGGGAGTAGGCGTCCAAGACCTTCGCTTGAAACGCGTGTTGGCCAAGCCGGTACGGGGTCAGCCGCGGATCGCCGTACACCGGCCCCGGCCGGTGCCATGGCGGGACCTCGGCAGGGTTCGCCGGAGCGTCGAGCAGCCTTCTCATCACCGCTTCGAAATAGCTGGCCGTTGAGGACGTCGTGAGGTCGTAGGTCTTGCCTTGGACGATGTTGGAGGCAAAGTCGGGCGGCGGACCCACTGTGTCTTCCGGTGCAAAGAGTCGCGTGTCCCGTATGAAAACGCAGCCGATCTTCGGGTCGTCCTCCGGGGCGATCGGTTGGGCTCGGTAACGTCCCACCTGGATCCGCAATTCTTGCAGGCTCTCGGCACCGTTCCCTTCGCCGAAGAACTCCCAGGCCTCCGAGACGTGCAACGACGCGAACTCGCTGTAGAAACCACCACCCACAACCTGGTTGTGCGGAGAGTGGGTTTTGAAGAGGAAAGGTTCACCGGGTGTCAGCGCACCGAATCGGCGGTCGCCTCCCGGGCGCCAGAAATTCACTTCCTCAAGATGGGGCCGTGCGGCGAGGAACCGATACCACCGGGTATCAGTCACCCCGACGTAGGTCCTCACAGCGGCATTGTGTCGCTCAGGAAGCCCGCCACCAAGAGGCGGGAGAGCACATAGCGTGACCGCATGCCGGCACCGGCTGAATCGGGCCGCTACTCGCAGCCGATTCCGTCCAGGTCCGAATCCAGGCCGTAGGGGTCGTCGCCGGTCACAGAGACCGGTCCTTGCACGTAGCGAGGGCCGTTGCCTTTACCGCTGGCGCAATCGACGTCCGGGCCGGGTGGAATGCAGGGGTCATAGCCGCCGCAGTCCTCGGTGGGAGCGGGCGGCTGCGCTGCGGCGGACCGGGACGCTTCGGCGGCCGCTGATCGGGACGCTTCGGCTGCGGCAGCCGAGCGTGACGCGGCGGCAGATCGGGACGCGGACGCGCTGGCGGAAGCGGAGCGTGAGGCGACAGCGGAGCGAGAGGCCGCAGCGGAGCGGGAAGCGGCGGCCGAGCGCGATGTCGCCGCGCTGGCGGCAGCCCGGGACGCCGCAGCGGATTGGGATGCCGCAGCGGAGCGGGAAGCCGCGGCCGCCGAGCGGGACGCGACGGCTGACTGGGCCGCCTGCCCGGACGCCAGCGCCGCCCGGCTCGCCGCGGCGGCAGCTTCGGCCAGCGCCGCGCTGCTCGTGCCGGCACTCGGCGAGGGCGAGCTGGTGGCGGTCGCATGCAGCCCGTTCGGCGCCGTCCGGGCGTCCGAGGTTTGCTGCCGCGGAAGTGCCGCGACGACCAGCACGAAGGCGACGAAGGCGGCCGGAATCCAGAACCGGAGCGTGCGCCGGCCGGCCCACGCCTGTAAGGCGGCAAAGTTCACGAGAAGTCTCTCGACGGATGAATAATGACAATCCAAGGTAGCCGGGTTCAGGGCGTGAAGAGGTCGGCTTAACAAGTTTGTTACATAGACTTGTGAAGGGCCGCGCGCCGAACACGACGCCTCGAACTGCGGCGCTGCTGGTCTAATGGCACTCCCGTCACCGCTGCACCGGACCGAAGGGACTGCGGGTGTCTGAGCGCTGGTACAAGGAAGCGGTCATCTACTGCATCGAGGTCGACACCTATCAGGACTCCAACGGCGACGGCTGCGGAGACCTGCCCGGGCTGATCAGCCGGCTGGACTACCTCGCCCGGCTCGGCGTGACCTGCCTGTGGCTCAACCCGATCCACCCCTCGCCCAAGCGCGACGGCGGCTATGACATCAGCGACTACTACGGCGTCCACCCGCAGCTGGGCACCCTCGGCGACTTCGTGGAGCTGGCCACCCAGGCCCGCTCGCGGGGCATCCGGCTGGTGCTGGACCTGGTGGTCAACCACACCTCCGATCAGCACCCGTGGTTCCAGTCCGCGCGCAGCGACCCGAACTCCCCGTACCGCGACTTCTACGTCTGGACCGAGGACGAGCCGCCGGACCGCCGCCAGGGCATGGTGTTTCCCGGCGAGCAGACCGAGACCTGGACGATGGACGACGCGGCCAAGCTCTGGTACTACCACCGCTTCTACGAGTTCCAGCCCGACCTGAACTGGTCGAACCCCGCCGTGCGCGCCGAGATCAAGAAGGTGATGGGCTTCTGGCTGCAGCTGGGAGCGTCCGGCTTCCGGATCGACGCGGCGCCGTTCGTGATCGAGCAGACCACCCCCGGCGTCAACCCGGGCCCGATGGATTTCACCATCCTCGACGACTGGCGTCAGGACATCCAGTGGCGCAACGGCGAGGCGGTGCTGCTGTGCGAGGCCAACGTCGCCCCCGAGGACCTTCCCAAGTACTGCGCCGCGGCGCTGGACGGGCCCAACGACCGCGCCCACCTGATGTTCGCCTTCGGCCTCAACGCCAAACTGTGGCTGGCGCTGGCCCGCTGTGAGGCCGAGCCGCTGGTCGAGGCGCTGGGCAGCATGCCCAAGCTGGCGGCGATGGCCCAGTGGGCGACCTTCCTGCGCAATCATGACGAGCTCGATCTGAGCAAGCTGACCGACGAGCAGCGCAGCGACGTGATGGCGGCCTTCGCCCCCAAGCAGGACATGCGCATCTACGGCCGGGGCATCCGCCGCCGGCTGGCCTCGATGATGAACGGCGACCGGGCCCGGATCGAGCTGGCCTACGCGTTGCAGTTCAGCATGCCGGGCACCCCGGTGCTGCGTTACGGCGAGGAGATCGGGATGGGCGAGCAGCTGGCGCTGCCCGGCCGGCTCTCGGTCCGCACCCCGATGCAGTGGGACGACAGCCGGGCGGCCGGCTTCTCCACCGCCCCGGTCGCCGAGCTGATCAGGCCGGTGTCGACCCGGGGCGCCTACTCCGCCAAGCGGGTGAACGTCGAGGCCCAGCAGCTGGACCGGCAGTCGTTGCTGCGCTGGTTCGAGGAGCTGATCAGGGTGCTGCGGGAGTGCCCGGAGATCGGCGTGGGCGAGGTGAGCGTGATCGACCGGCCGTTGCCGCGCTCGGTGCTGGCGCACCGTTTCGACGCCCCGGAAGGCGCGATCCTGCTGTTGCACAACCTCGCCGCGACGCCGGTGACGCTGGACCTGAGCGGCATCGACACCGGCAAGAGGCCGCACGAGGTGCTGGCCGACGGCCGGTACGAGCCGCCGGCGAAGAACCTGGCGCACCTGGAGCTGAACGGCTGGGGCTACCGCTGGATCCGGCTGCGCCGCAGCTCCAAGGTCTGACCCAGCTCAGCCGGCCGGGAACCAGCTCAGCCGGCCGGAACCAGCTCAGTCGGCCGGGAACCAGCGCGCCGGGCCCCGTACCCGCAGCCCCACCTTGTCGCCGGTGGCGGGCGCGGCCGTCCCGGTGTGCCGCAGGCTGATCACGCTGGAGCGCGGCTCGTCCAGCCGGATCGTCACCATCGTGTCGTGGCCGTAGTAGTCGACGTCCTCCACGACGCCGAAGACGGCCAGGTCATCGCCGTCGGAGGAGGAGTCGGTGAGCTCGATCTGCTCCGGACGCAGCATCACGGTGCCGGTGCCGGTGCCGTCCCCGGTCGCCGGCGGCTGGATCGGCACGCTGCCCAGCGCGCACTCGGCGACCGAGCCGGCCAGCGCGCCCGCGAGAGTGACCGCGTCACCGACGAAGGCGGCCGTGGCCAGGTCCAGCGGCGCCTCGTAGATCTGGCGCGGCGGGCCGATCTGGGTCAACCGGCCGGCGCTCATCACGCCCACCTGGTCGGCGAACGACAGCGCCTCGGACTGGTCGTGGGTGACCAGCAGCGTGGTCACGCCCTGCTCGGCCAGCGCCTCGGCCACCGCGGCCCGGGTGCTGGCGCGCAGCCCGGCGTCCAGCGCGCTGAACGGCTCGTCCAGCAGCACCAGGGCCGGCCGCGGCGCCACCGCCCGGGCCAGGGACACCCGCTGCTGCTGGCCGCCGGAGAGCTGGTCGGGCCTGCGGTCGGCGTAGTCCGGGTCAAGGCTCACCAGCTCGAGCAGCTCGGTGATCCGGGCCCGGGACCGGCGCTCGGTGCGGGGCAGGCCGAAGGCGATGTTCTGGGCCACCGTCAGGTGCGGGAACAGCGCCCCGTCCTGCGCGACGTAGCCGAGCCCGCGCCGGTGCGGCGGCACCCAGACGCCGTCGCCGCAGACCTGCCGGTCCCCGATGAACACCGAGCCGGGGTCGGGGCGTTCGAAACCGGCGATCACCCGCAACAGCGTCGTCTTGCCGCATCCGGACGGCCCGACGATCGCGGTGGTGCCGCCGTCGGCGATGTCGAGGTCGATGCCCCTGAGCACCGGCACCGGGCCGTAGGCGCTGTGCACCCGGCGGACCGTCAGCGCGCTCACCGGCCGGCCATCCGGTGCGACTGCACCAGCAGGAACCACGACACCGGGACGGACAGCACGATCATCAGCATCGCGTACGGCGCCGCCCCGGCATAGTCGATCTCCGAACTGAGCGACCAGAACTCGGTGGCCAGCGTCCGGGTGCCGGTCGGCGCCAGCAGCAGCGTCGCGGTCAGCTCGGTGACCACCGCCATGAACACCAGGGCGGCGCCGGCCGCCAGAGCCGGCGCGAGCAGCGGCAGGGTGACCCGGCCGAACACCCGCGACGGCGGGCTGCCCAGCGCCTTGGCCGCCTCCTCGAGTTCGGGCGGCGCCTGCTCGATGCCGGCCCGCAGGCTGACCATCGCCCGGGGCAGGAACAGCAGGGCGTAGGCCACCACGATCAGCAGGGTGCTCTGGTAGATCGGCCGGGCATAGCGGATCGCCACGGTCACGAAGGCCAGCGCCACCACGATGCCGGGCATCGCGCTGGCGAGGTAGGTGCAGCGCTCCATCAGGGTCGAGCCCCAGCCGCGGTGGCGCACCGCCAGCCAGGCCACCGGCAGCGCGACCGCCGTCGTCAGCACCGCGGCGTACAGCCCCAGGGTGAGCGTGCTGAGCAGGGCCAGCGGCAGCTCCGGCGCCGTCCAGAGCGCGCCGCCGCCGAGCATCAGCCAGCGTCCGACGCTCACGAACGGCACCCCGATCGCCGCGCCGCAGACCGCCGCTGCCGCCAGCAGGGCCAGCGGCCTGGTCCGGCCCAGCCGGACCCGCGGGGCCGGCCGGGACGCGCCGGAGCCGAGCCGGGCATAGCGCCCCCGGCCGCGCAGCAGCACATCGAGGGTGAGCAGCAGCAGGCACAGGCTGACCAGCACGGTGGCCAGCATGGTGGCCGCGGCGCCGTTGAAGGTGGACTCGTACTGCTCCATGATCGCGGTGGTGAAGGTGGAGTAGCGGATCATCTGCAGCGCGCCGTACTCGGCCAGCAGGTGCAGTCCCACCAGCAGCGCGCCACCGAGGATGGCGGTGCGCAGTTGCGGCAGCACCACCCGGGACAGCACCCGGACCGGTGAGTGCCCGAGCGAGCGGGCCGACTCCTCCAGCGCCGGGTCCAGCCGCCGCAGTACCGCCGCCACCGGCAGGTACACGAACGGGAAGTAGGCGAGCGTGGTGATCAGGGTCGCGCCGCGCAGCCCCTCGATGGTGGGGAACAGCGACACCCAGCCGTAGCTGGTGACGAAGGCCGGTACCGCCAGCGGCATCGCGAACAGCACGGCCCACAACCGGCGCAGCGGCAGGTCGGTCCGCTCGACCAGCCAGGCGGCCGCCACCCCGATCAGCACGCTGCCGGTGACGGTGGTGGCCACCAGCGCCGTGGTGTGCCGCAGCAGCTCGCCGACCCGGGGGCGCACGATCAGGGCGTAGGCCTGGTCCCAGCCGGTGGCCACGGTCTGCACCAGGACGTAGCCCAGCGGGATCAGCGACAGCGCCGAGACCACCAAGGCCGCGATCAGCACCCCGACCGGCGCCCGGCGGCTCAGACCAGGCCGGCCCACCCTGCCCCGGACGCCACCGCGGACCGGCAGGCCGGGGCGCTGCCGGTCCGCGGTGATCGCGGCGTCGGGTGGGGACAGGGCGGTGGGCACGGGGCGATGCTAGAGAAGCCCGGCCTTGGTCATCATCTCGACGACCTCGGGTCCGTTGAGCTTGGCCTCGTCGATGTCGGGCTCGTCCAGTTCGGTCAGCGGCTTGAGCGCGGCGTTGGCCGCGACGCCGCTGCCGACCGGGTACTCGAACGAGGTGCCGTTCTGCAGCACCTGCTGGCCGGTCTTGCCGGTGACGAACTTCAGGAACTGCTGCGCGGCCTCGGCGTTGTCGCTGGACTTCAGCACGCCACCGCCGGACAGGCTCACGAAGGCGCCCGGGTCCTGGTTGCCGAAGAAGTGCAGCTTGGTGTTCTTGCTGTTCTCCTTGGTCTTGGACTGGTCGCCGGCGAAGTAGTAGTGGTAGATGATGCCGCCGTCGATCTGGCCGGCGTTGACCGCCTTCATCACCGCGATGTTGCCCTTGTACTGCTTGAAGTTGGTCTTCATGGCGTCCAGCCAGGACTGGGTGGCCTCGGCGCCCTCGAGCTCGAGCATCGCGCTGACGATGGCCTGGAAGTCAGCGCCGGACGGCGAGGCGCCCCACTTGCCCTTCCACTTCGGATCGGCCAGATCCATCATCGACTTCGGCAGCTGCGCCTCGGTCAGCTTGCTGTTGTGGACGAACACCGTCGAGCGGGCGGCGATGCCGACCCACTTGCCGGTGGACGGCTGGTACTGGCTCGGCACCTGGGCCAGCGTGGCGTCGTCGATGTCGGCGAACAGGCCGGCGTTCTCGACGACCGTCATGGCCGGGGAGTTCTCGGTGAGGAAGACGTCGGCCGGGGAGTCCTCGCCCTCCTGCTTGATCTGGTTTGCCATCTCGAAGTCGTCGCCCTGGCGCATCTCGACCTTGATGCCGGACTCCTTGGTGAAGGCGTCGATCCACTCCTTGGTGAGCGACTCGTGCTGGGCGTTGTAGACGGTCAGCGTGTCGCTGCCGCCGGCGTCGTTGTCCGAACCGCAGCCGGTCAGCGCGAGTGCCGTGGCAACCACCGAGGCGGCCAGGGCGACCCGCTTCGTACGAGACTTCATGAACAACCCTCCAGGTTAGGTAAGGGTAACCTTACATACCCGGAGGAACGCTGGTCCATGGGGGTTGGCCGCTTCGTGGGTCATGTCGATCGACCTGATCGCCACCCGTGCAACAAATCCTGCCGTCATGCGTCCATAGCTGACATAGCGCACTAGCGTTGCCGGCGACGAGGTGGATCTGATGGACGCGACCGCATGACGGGCTCGATCACCGGCCGGCCGGCCGTTGACCGGCCGGTGTCTGATCTGATGGCCGACGGCCACTTCGACGCGCTCTACCGGGCCCAGTGGTGGCCGATGATCCGGCTGGCCCAGGGGCTCGTCGATGACGTCAGCTCCGCTGAGGACGTGGTGCAGGACGCCTTCGCCGGCCTGTACCGCAGCACGACAGCGCTCGCCGAACCCGGTGCGGCGGTGCGCTACCTGCGGGTCAGCGTGGTCAACGGGGCCCGCTCGGCGCTGCGCCGACGCCGCACGGTCCGGACCTGGCTGGGCCAGGCGCGTGCGGATGAGCACGCGCCGGCCGCCGACGAGCGGTCGCTGCGCTCGGCTGAGCAGGAGGCGGCCCGCCGGGCGCTGGTGGTCCTGCCCGCCAGGCAGCGCGAGGTGTTGACCCTGCGCTTCCTGGCCGACCTCAGCGACTCCGAGATCGCCGACGCGACCGGCATGTCAGCCGGGCACGTGCGCTCTGCCGCCAGCCGCGGCCTGGCCACCTTGCGCGCCACCCTTGGAGGGCAGTTGTGAACGACCTCGACACCACCATCAAGGACCTGATCAACTCCGCCGTCGATCGCGAACTCGAGGCCCCCCGCGCGGTGCCGCCGCTGGACCGGTCCCGGTTGGCTGAGCGGCCTTCGGCCCATCCGGTGGCCCGGTGGAGCGTCCCGGTGCTGGCCGCCGTGGTGGCGGCGCTGCTGGCGGTGGGGACGCTTGTGACAATCGGTTTCGAACGCGACAAGCCTTCCAGCCCGCCCGGGAACTCGCCCAGCCCGGCGCCGTCAGCGTCGGCGTCGGTGTCGAAATCCATCAGTCCGGACCGGGAAGCGGCAGCTCGCGCGTACTCCCAGGCGTTGGCCGGCGCCCGGGAGGCGAGCGAGGTCGCCGGCGTCTCGGTGGGGCCGGTGTCGGCCCAGGAAGCCGTCCAGTACAAGGACTCCGGCTTGTGGTCCATGCCCGTTCCTGTTCCCAAGCCGCCAGCATTGGGCAAGCTCTACCCGATCACCGTCAGGTACGTGGTAGGGCCCGTCAGCAAGCCGGCATCCGTCGCGCCGGACCGGCTGGCTTCGGTCGTGTCGAGCGACCTGCACGACGGCGCCTCCGGAAGCTGCCCCCAGCCCTTCGTGGCCCGGCCGGGGCACACCTACCTGATCCATTGCCGAGTGGATCTCCAGGCCGGCACCGTCGGCAAGGCGACGTTCGTCGATCGAGAACTCACCGGAACGACGAGTGCCACGTTCAACCTCAACGGCCCGCCGGTCGGGAAACCACCCAGCAAGGTGGTGTTGCCGCCGTGGCCGTCGGTGTCACCGGCATTGTCGAACTGCGTCGGCCCGGAGCCGGATCCGGAGAACTTTCCCACCTACGCCGAGGCAGCGGCCGGCGCCCGGGAGGCGAGCGAGACAGCTGGGGTGTGGGTCGGTCCGGTGTCAGAACAGGACGCCGCCCTACACCGGGACGGGGTCAATGCCGGCCCGACGATCGACGATTCCGCCGGTTCAGGTGGTTTCCCTGACAAGCCGGTGCCGGGCAAGAGGTACCGGTTCACCGTGAAGTACGTCGCGCATTCCGCCGCTCCGGATACCGTCCTGTGGCTGTCCTTCCAACGCGTCGCCTCCGGGAGCTGCCCGAAGCCGTTCCTGATCCAACCGAACCACACGTACCTGCTCCGCTGCGAGGTGACCTTTCTGGCCGCCGGGGGCAGCAGCATGTGGGCTGCGATGCGATCTCCCGCCGGAGGATCGGAGGCGCAACAGCTGACCCGGCCTTACTAGTCGACTCGTCCCTGCGAGCCGCGCTGGCCGTGAGGTGGTTCGGCGCAGCGGGACGCTAGTTGCCGCGGACGTCGGCGGCGCGCAGGGCCAATTCCATGAAGGCGTCGCCCCGGCGCTGATCGCTGGTGCGGTGCTCGAAACGGCCGTGGGCCATGGCTTCGGCGTCCATCAGGATCAGCTCGGCCTCGACCCGCATCAGGGCCCGGATCAGTGGGCAGTTCACCGGCAGATCCATGTTCAGCCGGCCTAGCTGCACTGGCCGCGAGGTAGTCCGCCGCGCGGGAATCGGGGCGTTCGACAGCATCGCGGTGCGTGCAACAAAACTGGTGGTGATGCGTCCATAGCTCACTAACGTTGCGAAGCGAAGAGGTGGCCCTGATGGACTTCTCGGGCTCGAGCGCGTGATGGGCTCGATCACGGGCCGGTCGCGCGCGGACCGGCGGGCGCCTGCGCCGGTGGGCGGGTTTGACTTCGACGAGCTTTACCGCACCCAGTGGTGGCCGATGATCCGGCTGGCCCAGGGGCTCGTCGATGACGTCAGCTCGGCCGAGGACGTGGTGCAGGACGCCTTCGCCGGCCTGTACCGCAGCACGGCGACGCTCGCCGAACCCGGTGCGGCGGTGCGCTACCTGCGGGTCAGCGTGGTCAACGGGGCCCGCTCGGCGCTGCGCCGGCGTCGGACGGTGCGGACCTGGCTGGGGCAGCGTCGCGAGGACGAGCACGCCCCGCCGGCTGACGAACCGTCGCTGCGCTCAGCCGATCAGCAGGCGGCCCGCCGGGCGCTGGCGGTCCTGCCCGCCAGGCAGCGCGAGGTGTTGACCCTGCGCTTCCTGGCCGACCTCAGCGACTCTGAGATCGCCGACGCGACCGGCATGTCGCCCGGGCACGTCCGCTCGGCGGCCAGCCGCGGCCTGGCCACCTTGCGCGCCACCCTCGGAGGGCACTCGTGAACGACACCGACACCACCATCCTGGACGCCCGCATCAAGGACCTGGTCAACTCCGCCGTCGACGTCGAGCTCACCGGCCACCGCTCGGCGCCGCCGCTGGACCTGTCACGGCTGGCCGAGCGGCCTTCGCCCCATCCGGTGGCTGCCTGGAGCGTCCCGCTGCTGGCCGCCACCGTGGCCGCGCTGCTGGCAATCGGCACCATGCTGATCATCAGCTCCGACCGCGACCGGCGATCAGACCCAGACTCCACCAGCCCGACGCCCTCGATCTCGAAGTCCATCGACCCGGGCCCGAATGACTCGGTGACCTGGTGCCCCCATCCAGGCCCGAGGTACGCGACTCCAACCACCCTCGCTGACGTGCCCGACGCCCCGGAGGCGACCGAGGTGCCTGGGGTCTCGGTCGGGCCGGTGTCAGCCGAGGACGCCGCCTCCACGTACGCGGGCCAGTCGGTCAAGTTCACCGGCTCCGCGGGCCCGTTCGTCCGTGACTTCCGCGACCTGAAGCCGGTGCCGGGCAAGAGTTATTCGTTCACCCTGAAATACGTCGTGCCGGAGGCGGAGCGTTCGGTGTCCGCCCTACTGATAGTGCTGCGGGACGTCGCCGCGGGAAGCTGCCCCAGGCCCTTCCTGGTCCGACCGGGTCACACCTACCTGATCCGCTGCGAAATGACCTTCCTGCCTGAGTCAGCCGGTCAGCTGGTAATCACTACGATTGGCTCCAGCGGATGGGGTGAGATGGTGTTGCCGCTCAGCGGCGAAGTGGGGGACTTGGCTGGCATCCCGGAGGCAAGCAAGGTGGCTGGGGTCTCGGTCGGACCGGTGTCAGAGCAGGACGACGCCGACCTCGACAGTCATCTCGGCCAGCCGTATGTCAGGGATTTCAACGGTGTGAAGGACTACTCAGGCAAGCCGACACCGGGCAAGAGTTATCCGTTCACCGTGAAGTACGTCGTGTCTCGCTTCCAGTATCCGGTCTCCGTCGTGTCGATGACATTTCAGGACGTAGCCTCCGGAAGCTGTCCCGAGCCCTTCCTGGCCCGAGCGGATCACACGTACCTGATCCGCTGCCGGATCACCTTCCGCGCCGGCGCAGCCGGCAAGCTCACACTGGTCTCTCGAACTCCGGCGTTCACCCGCGATTTTGGGCACCTGGTGAAGCTTCCGTGACCCCCACGTCCCGACTGCGAGTACAGCCGGCCGATGCGACTGCTAGTTGCCGGGGATGTCGGCGGCGCGCAGGGCCAGTGCCATGAAGGCGTCGGCCCGGCGCTGATCGCTGGTGCGGTGCTCGAAACGGCCGTGGGCCATGGCTTCGGCGTCCATCAGGATCAGCTCGGCCTCGACCCGCATCAGGGCCCGGATCAGCGGGCAGTTCACCGGCAGATCCATGTTCAGCCGGACCACTCCGTCGGCCGCTGGTGACAGCTTGGCCTCCAGGAGCGCCGCGATCAGTTCCTCGCGCCGTTCTCCCGCCACGAGGTCCGCACCATAGTTGTTCATGCCGGCGAGCCTAGGCCGCTGGGACGGTAAAAAGCACCGAATTGACCAACGCAAGAGCTGACCGAGAGGGTTGTTCACGGCCCCGGCGCCTGCCACCCTGACGTGGCGCCAGGAATCGTCAGTGCAGGCAGAATTCGTTGCCCTCCGGGTCCTGCATCACGATTCCGACATGCTCCAGGCCGTCCTGGTCGAGCACGCTCAGCTGCCGGGCGCCGGCCTTGACCAGCCGGTCCGCCTCGGCCCGGACCCGGCGCCGCCGCTCGTCGAGCGGGGCGCGGCGGCCGCCCCCGACGTCGAGGTCCAGGTGCAGCCGGTTCTTGGCCAGCTTGGCCTCGGGCACGATCTGGAACCAGAGCCGCGGCCCCCGGCCGGCCGGGTCGATGACCGAGTCGCAGTAGTCGCCGTCGGGGCCGTCCTCGAGCTCGTCCTCGGGCACCCCGATGCCGCGCAGGTAGCCGTACCAGCTGTCGTAGCCGGCCGGCGGCGGCTCGGGCACGTAGTGCAGCGCCTCGCACCAGAACCGCGCCAGCCGGGCCGGCTCCGCGCAATCGATGGTGACCTGGAACTCGGTGGCCATGGACGTCCTCGATTCAGGGCTGGGTTCGGTCCGGCCGGCGGAACTCGATTCAG of the Jatrophihabitans sp. genome contains:
- a CDS encoding ABC transporter ATP-binding protein, with protein sequence MSALTVRRVHSAYGPVPVLRGIDLDIADGGTTAIVGPSGCGKTTLLRVIAGFERPDPGSVFIGDRQVCGDGVWVPPHRRGLGYVAQDGALFPHLTVAQNIAFGLPRTERRSRARITELLELVSLDPDYADRRPDQLSGGQQQRVSLARAVAPRPALVLLDEPFSALDAGLRASTRAAVAEALAEQGVTTLLVTHDQSEALSFADQVGVMSAGRLTQIGPPRQIYEAPLDLATAAFVGDAVTLAGALAGSVAECALGSVPIQPPATGDGTGTGTVMLRPEQIELTDSSSDGDDLAVFGVVEDVDYYGHDTMVTIRLDEPRSSVISLRHTGTAAPATGDKVGLRVRGPARWFPAD
- a CDS encoding alpha-amylase family protein; translated protein: MSERWYKEAVIYCIEVDTYQDSNGDGCGDLPGLISRLDYLARLGVTCLWLNPIHPSPKRDGGYDISDYYGVHPQLGTLGDFVELATQARSRGIRLVLDLVVNHTSDQHPWFQSARSDPNSPYRDFYVWTEDEPPDRRQGMVFPGEQTETWTMDDAAKLWYYHRFYEFQPDLNWSNPAVRAEIKKVMGFWLQLGASGFRIDAAPFVIEQTTPGVNPGPMDFTILDDWRQDIQWRNGEAVLLCEANVAPEDLPKYCAAALDGPNDRAHLMFAFGLNAKLWLALARCEAEPLVEALGSMPKLAAMAQWATFLRNHDELDLSKLTDEQRSDVMAAFAPKQDMRIYGRGIRRRLASMMNGDRARIELAYALQFSMPGTPVLRYGEEIGMGEQLALPGRLSVRTPMQWDDSRAAGFSTAPVAELIRPVSTRGAYSAKRVNVEAQQLDRQSLLRWFEELIRVLRECPEIGVGEVSVIDRPLPRSVLAHRFDAPEGAILLLHNLAATPVTLDLSGIDTGKRPHEVLADGRYEPPAKNLAHLELNGWGYRWIRLRRSSKV
- a CDS encoding sigma-70 family RNA polymerase sigma factor, which encodes MTGSITGRPAVDRPVSDLMADGHFDALYRAQWWPMIRLAQGLVDDVSSAEDVVQDAFAGLYRSTTALAEPGAAVRYLRVSVVNGARSALRRRRTVRTWLGQARADEHAPAADERSLRSAEQEAARRALVVLPARQREVLTLRFLADLSDSEIADATGMSAGHVRSAASRGLATLRATLGGQL
- a CDS encoding SigE family RNA polymerase sigma factor; its protein translation is MGGFDFDELYRTQWWPMIRLAQGLVDDVSSAEDVVQDAFAGLYRSTATLAEPGAAVRYLRVSVVNGARSALRRRRTVRTWLGQRREDEHAPPADEPSLRSADQQAARRALAVLPARQREVLTLRFLADLSDSEIADATGMSPGHVRSAASRGLATLRATLGGHS
- a CDS encoding iron ABC transporter permease; translated protein: MPTALSPPDAAITADRQRPGLPVRGGVRGRVGRPGLSRRAPVGVLIAALVVSALSLIPLGYVLVQTVATGWDQAYALIVRPRVGELLRHTTALVATTVTGSVLIGVAAAWLVERTDLPLRRLWAVLFAMPLAVPAFVTSYGWVSLFPTIEGLRGATLITTLAYFPFVYLPVAAVLRRLDPALEESARSLGHSPVRVLSRVVLPQLRTAILGGALLVGLHLLAEYGALQMIRYSTFTTAIMEQYESTFNGAAATMLATVLVSLCLLLLTLDVLLRGRGRYARLGSGASRPAPRVRLGRTRPLALLAAAAVCGAAIGVPFVSVGRWLMLGGGALWTAPELPLALLSTLTLGLYAAVLTTAVALPVAWLAVRHRGWGSTLMERCTYLASAMPGIVVALAFVTVAIRYARPIYQSTLLIVVAYALLFLPRAMVSLRAGIEQAPPELEEAAKALGSPPSRVFGRVTLPLLAPALAAGAALVFMAVVTELTATLLLAPTGTRTLATEFWSLSSEIDYAGAAPYAMLMIVLSVPVSWFLLVQSHRMAGR
- a CDS encoding HNH endonuclease, producing MRTYVGVTDTRWYRFLAARPHLEEVNFWRPGGDRRFGALTPGEPFLFKTHSPHNQVVGGGFYSEFASLHVSEAWEFFGEGNGAESLQELRIQVGRYRAQPIAPEDDPKIGCVFIRDTRLFAPEDTVGPPPDFASNIVQGKTYDLTTSSTASYFEAVMRRLLDAPANPAEVPPWHRPGPVYGDPRLTPYRLGQHAFQAKVLDAYSRRCSITGDKIRPVLQAAHIRPLPVGGEHRLDNGLLLRSDVHTLFDRGYLGVDPKYRLLVSRRLREEFGNGEQFYARAGQTISVPERRHDRPNPEFLEWHADEVFRAS
- a CDS encoding iron ABC transporter substrate-binding protein; translation: MKSRTKRVALAASVVATALALTGCGSDNDAGGSDTLTVYNAQHESLTKEWIDAFTKESGIKVEMRQGDDFEMANQIKQEGEDSPADVFLTENSPAMTVVENAGLFADIDDATLAQVPSQYQPSTGKWVGIAARSTVFVHNSKLTEAQLPKSMMDLADPKWKGKWGASPSGADFQAIVSAMLELEGAEATQSWLDAMKTNFKQYKGNIAVMKAVNAGQIDGGIIYHYYFAGDQSKTKENSKNTKLHFFGNQDPGAFVSLSGGGVLKSSDNAEAAQQFLKFVTGKTGQQVLQNGTSFEYPVGSGVAANAALKPLTELDEPDIDEAKLNGPEVVEMMTKAGLL